From Leopardus geoffroyi isolate Oge1 chromosome B4, O.geoffroyi_Oge1_pat1.0, whole genome shotgun sequence, a single genomic window includes:
- the DNAJC14 gene encoding dnaJ homolog subfamily C member 14 isoform X1 yields MAQKHPGERGLCGAHHSGGASLRTLGSSVDPEILSFSGLRDSARPASNGTRCLTEHSSPKYTQPPNPAHWSDPSHGPPRGPGPPRDGEDPDQSEASSEEESGVDQELSRENEAGYQEDGNPSFLSIPSACNCQGTPGIPEGPYSEGGDRSSSNFCHHCTSPVLGEDEELEEEYDDEEPLKFPSDFSRVPSGKKPPRRQRHRIPAKEDTREGGRRDPRSPGRHRLGRKRSQADKRRGLGLWGAEELCQLGQAGFWWLIELLVLVGEYVETCGHLIYACRQLKGSDLDLFRVWVGVWAGRLGGWAQVMFQFMNQGCCYGAGLLTRFLRLLGALLLLALALLLGCLQLGWRFLVGLGDRLGWRGKATWLFSWLDFPTLQRCLILLRDSRPWQQLVKMFQWGWLELPWVKPRTDRQGNAPIAGGRYCQPEEEVARLLTMAGVPEDELNPFHVLGVEATASDTELKKAYRQLAVMVHPDKNHHPRAEEAFKVLRAAWDIVSNPERRKEYEMKRMAENELSRSVNEFLSKLQDDLKEAMNTMMCSRCQGKHRRFEMDREPKSARYCAECNRLHPAEEGDFWAESSMLGLKITYFALMDGKVYDITEWAGCQRVGISPDTHRVPYHISFGSRIPGTSGRQRAAPEAPPADLQDFLSRIFQVPPGQMSNGNFFAAPQPGSGATAASKPNSTVPKGEAKPKRRKKVRRPFQR; encoded by the exons ATGGCCCAGAAGCACCCCGGAGAAAGAGGGTTGTGTGGAGCCCACCACAGTGGTGGCGCCTCCCTCAGGACTTTAGGATCCTCTGTGGACCCTGAAATACTTTCATTCTCAGGACTCAGGGACTCAGCGAGGCCTGCTTCTAATGGTACCCGCTGCCTCACAGAGCACTCTAGTCCTAAGTACACACAGCCCCCAAACCCAGCCCACTGGTCGGATCCAAGCCATGGCCCCCCAAGGGGTCCAGGACCCCCTAGGGATGGAGAGGACCCTGATCAGAGTGAGGCATCTTCAGAGGAAGAGTCAGGAGTGGACCAGGAACTCTCAAGAGAGAATGAGGCTGGGTACCAGGAGGATGGGaacccttcttttctttccattccatcTGCTTGCAACTGCCAGGGAACCCCTGGAATCCCTGAAGGGCCTTACTCTGAGGGAGGAGATCGCTCTTCTAGCAACTTTTGCCACCATTGTACCTCTCCAGTTTTGGGGGAAGATGAAGAGTTGGAAGAGGAATATGATGATGAGGAACCTCTTAAGTTCCCCAGTGATTTTTCACGTGTGCCCAGTGGAAAGAAACCACCTCGGAGACAGCGGCACCGCATTCCAGCCAAGGAGGATACTCGGGAAGGTGGACGCAGAGATCCCAGGTCCCCTGGCCGACATAGGCTGGGCCGGAAACGAAGTCAAGCAGATAAGCGCAGAGGCCTGGGATTATGGGGAGCAGAGGAACTGTGTCAGCTTGGACAGGCAGGCTTCTGGTGGCTGATTGAACTGCTGGTATTGGTGGGAGAGTATGTGGAAACTTGTGGCCATCTCATCTATGCATGCAGGCAGCTGAAAGGCAGTGATCTGGACCTTTTTCGAGTCTGGGTGGGAGTCTGGGCAGGGCGGCTGGGGGGCTGGGCCCAGGTGATGTTCCAATTTATGAACCAAGGATGTTGCTATGGGGCAGGGCTATTAACCCGTTTTCTTAGGCTACTGGGTGCTTTGCTCCTCTTGGCTCTGGCCCTCTTGTTGGGCTGTCTACAGTTGGGCTGGCGGTTTCTGGTGGGACTGGGTGACAGGTTAGGCTGGAGGGGTAAAGCCACTTGGCTCTTTTCTTGGCTGGATTTTCCCACCCTGCAGCGTTGCCTGATTCTGCTGAGAGATAGCAGGCCATGGCAACAGTTGGTAAAAATGTTTCAGTGGGGTTGGCTGGAGTTGCCTTGGGTCAAGCCAAGGACTGACAGGCAGGGGAATGCACCTATAGCTGGTGGTCGCTACTGCCAGCCTGAAGAAGAAGTGGCTCGACTCTTGACCATGGCTGGGGTTCCTGAGGATGAGTTAAACCCTTTCCATGTGTTGGGGGTTGAAGCCACAGCATCAGATACTGAACTGAAGAAGGCCTATAGGCAGCTGGCAGTGATG GTTCATCCTGACAAAAATCATCATCCCCGGGCCGAGGAGGCCTTCAAGGTTTTGCGGGCAGCTTGGGACATTGTCAGCAATCCTGAAAGGCGGAAGGAATATGAGAT GAAACGAATGGCAGAGAATGAGCTGAGCCGGTCGGTGAATGAGTTTCTGTCCAAGCTGCAGGATGACCTCAAAGAGGCAATGAACACTATGATGTGCAGCCGATGCCAGGGAAAGCATAG GAGGTTTGAAATGGACCGGGAACCTAAaagtgccagatactgtgctgaGTGTAATAGACTGCATCCTGCTGAGGAAGGAGACTTTTGGGCAGAGTCAAGCATGTTGGGCCTCAAGATCACCTATTTTGCGCTAATGGATGGAAAGGTGTATGACATCACAG AGTGGGCTGGATGCCAGCGTGTGGGAATCTCCCCAGATACTCATAGAGTCCCCTATCACATCTCATTTGGTTCTCGGATTCCAGGCACCAGTGGGCGGCAGAG AGCAGCCCCAGAAGCCCCTCCTGCAGACCTTCAGGATTTCTTGAGCCGGATCTTTCAAGTACCCCCAGGCCAGATGTCCAATGGGAACTTCTTTGCAGCTCCTCAGCCTGGCTCTGGGGCCACTGCAGCCTCTAAGCCCAACAGCACAGTACCCAAGGGAGAAGCCAAACCGAAGCGGCGGAAGAAAGTGAGGAGGCCCTTCCAACGATGA
- the DNAJC14 gene encoding dnaJ homolog subfamily C member 14 isoform X2, translating to MAQKHPGERGLCGAHHSGGASLRTLGSSVDPEILSFSGLRDSARPASNGTRCLTEHSSPKYTQPPNPAHWSDPSHGPPRGPGPPRDGEDPDQSEASSEEESGVDQELSRENEAGYQEDGNPSFLSIPSACNCQGTPGIPEGPYSEGGDRSSSNFCHHCTSPVLGEDEELEEEYDDEEPLKFPSDFSRVPSGKKPPRRQRHRIPAKEDTREGGRRDPRSPGRHRLGRKRSQADKRRGLGLWGAEELCQLGQAGFWWLIELLVLVGEYVETCGHLIYACRQLKGSDLDLFRVWVGVWAGRLGGWAQVMFQFMNQGCCYGAGLLTRFLRLLGALLLLALALLLGCLQLGWRFLVGLGDRLGWRGKATWLFSWLDFPTLQRCLILLRDSRPWQQLVKMFQWGWLELPWVKPRTDRQGNAPIAGGRYCQPEEEVARLLTMAGVPEDELNPFHVLGVEATASDTELKKAYRQLAVMVHPDKNHHPRAEEAFKVLRAAWDIVSNPERRKEYEMKRMAENELSRSVNEFLSKLQDDLKEAMNTMMCSRCQGKHRRFEMDREPKSARYCAECNRLHPAEEGDFWAESSMLGLKITYFALMDGKVYDITEWAGCQRVGISPDTHRVPYHISFGSRIPGTSGRQSPRSPSCRPSGFLEPDLSSTPRPDVQWELLCSSSAWLWGHCSL from the exons ATGGCCCAGAAGCACCCCGGAGAAAGAGGGTTGTGTGGAGCCCACCACAGTGGTGGCGCCTCCCTCAGGACTTTAGGATCCTCTGTGGACCCTGAAATACTTTCATTCTCAGGACTCAGGGACTCAGCGAGGCCTGCTTCTAATGGTACCCGCTGCCTCACAGAGCACTCTAGTCCTAAGTACACACAGCCCCCAAACCCAGCCCACTGGTCGGATCCAAGCCATGGCCCCCCAAGGGGTCCAGGACCCCCTAGGGATGGAGAGGACCCTGATCAGAGTGAGGCATCTTCAGAGGAAGAGTCAGGAGTGGACCAGGAACTCTCAAGAGAGAATGAGGCTGGGTACCAGGAGGATGGGaacccttcttttctttccattccatcTGCTTGCAACTGCCAGGGAACCCCTGGAATCCCTGAAGGGCCTTACTCTGAGGGAGGAGATCGCTCTTCTAGCAACTTTTGCCACCATTGTACCTCTCCAGTTTTGGGGGAAGATGAAGAGTTGGAAGAGGAATATGATGATGAGGAACCTCTTAAGTTCCCCAGTGATTTTTCACGTGTGCCCAGTGGAAAGAAACCACCTCGGAGACAGCGGCACCGCATTCCAGCCAAGGAGGATACTCGGGAAGGTGGACGCAGAGATCCCAGGTCCCCTGGCCGACATAGGCTGGGCCGGAAACGAAGTCAAGCAGATAAGCGCAGAGGCCTGGGATTATGGGGAGCAGAGGAACTGTGTCAGCTTGGACAGGCAGGCTTCTGGTGGCTGATTGAACTGCTGGTATTGGTGGGAGAGTATGTGGAAACTTGTGGCCATCTCATCTATGCATGCAGGCAGCTGAAAGGCAGTGATCTGGACCTTTTTCGAGTCTGGGTGGGAGTCTGGGCAGGGCGGCTGGGGGGCTGGGCCCAGGTGATGTTCCAATTTATGAACCAAGGATGTTGCTATGGGGCAGGGCTATTAACCCGTTTTCTTAGGCTACTGGGTGCTTTGCTCCTCTTGGCTCTGGCCCTCTTGTTGGGCTGTCTACAGTTGGGCTGGCGGTTTCTGGTGGGACTGGGTGACAGGTTAGGCTGGAGGGGTAAAGCCACTTGGCTCTTTTCTTGGCTGGATTTTCCCACCCTGCAGCGTTGCCTGATTCTGCTGAGAGATAGCAGGCCATGGCAACAGTTGGTAAAAATGTTTCAGTGGGGTTGGCTGGAGTTGCCTTGGGTCAAGCCAAGGACTGACAGGCAGGGGAATGCACCTATAGCTGGTGGTCGCTACTGCCAGCCTGAAGAAGAAGTGGCTCGACTCTTGACCATGGCTGGGGTTCCTGAGGATGAGTTAAACCCTTTCCATGTGTTGGGGGTTGAAGCCACAGCATCAGATACTGAACTGAAGAAGGCCTATAGGCAGCTGGCAGTGATG GTTCATCCTGACAAAAATCATCATCCCCGGGCCGAGGAGGCCTTCAAGGTTTTGCGGGCAGCTTGGGACATTGTCAGCAATCCTGAAAGGCGGAAGGAATATGAGAT GAAACGAATGGCAGAGAATGAGCTGAGCCGGTCGGTGAATGAGTTTCTGTCCAAGCTGCAGGATGACCTCAAAGAGGCAATGAACACTATGATGTGCAGCCGATGCCAGGGAAAGCATAG GAGGTTTGAAATGGACCGGGAACCTAAaagtgccagatactgtgctgaGTGTAATAGACTGCATCCTGCTGAGGAAGGAGACTTTTGGGCAGAGTCAAGCATGTTGGGCCTCAAGATCACCTATTTTGCGCTAATGGATGGAAAGGTGTATGACATCACAG AGTGGGCTGGATGCCAGCGTGTGGGAATCTCCCCAGATACTCATAGAGTCCCCTATCACATCTCATTTGGTTCTCGGATTCCAGGCACCAGTGGGCGGCAGAG CCCCAGAAGCCCCTCCTGCAGACCTTCAGGATTTCTTGAGCCGGATCTTTCAAGTACCCCCAGGCCAGATGTCCAATGGGAACTTCTTTGCAGCTCCTCAGCCTGGCTCTGGGGCCACTGCAGCCTCTAA
- the LOC123591118 gene encoding transmembrane protein 198-like isoform X1, whose amino-acid sequence MEEALLPLAMTSDPRPFNQQLPEPPDPRCVLEPQDNPELAPALVCALCCCFGIIYCCFGYRCFKAVMFLSGLLSGALVIFLLCHKERVLETQLSLEVSAGIALGIGLLCGLVTMLVRSVGLFLTGLLLGLTLGAGALLGTEPIYQPPSAWVPAGGLVGLALLGALLTLRWPRPFTVLGTALLGAAVLVACADYFLEGLALGSRLGQRLQALPALPPLCWYSWVLLGTWPALGALGALAQWKLMDEEHGGHANAVVLSHQRRHLQLLRIRQQEAKWHRTSPGVGLYEGSYRRQLPHNGRSPADSLAPSYLQSLRERQLGPGTRATAPHTVLDLDSDCGSTVPLTTPPGSTHT is encoded by the exons ATGGAGGAAGCCTTGCTGCCCCTGGCCATGACCTCTGACCCCAGGCCCTTTAATCAACAACTCCCAGAGCCTCCAGACCCAAGATGTGTCTTGGAACCCCAGGACAATCCTGAACTGGCACCCGCCCTGGTGTGTGCTCTTTGCTGCTGCTTTGGAATCATCTACTGCTGCTTCg gcTACCGCTGCTTCAAGGCAGTAATGTTTCTCTCGGGCCTGCTGTCAGGAGCTCTGGTGATCTTCCTGCTGTGCCACAAGGAGCGAGTGCTAGAGACACAGCTGAGCCTGGAGGTGAGCGCGGGCATTGCGCTGGGCATCGGACTCCTCTGTGGCCTGGTCACCATGTTGGTTCGCAGCGTTGGGCTCTTCCTGACTGGTCTCCTGCTAGGCCTAACCCTGGGTGCCGGGGccctgctgggcacagagcccatctACCAACCACCTTCAGCCTGGGTGCCAGCTGGGGGGCTGGTGGGGCTGGCACTGCTGGGAGCCCTGCTCACGCTTCGGTGGCCACGTCCATTCACGGTTCTGGGCACGGCCCTGCTGGGTGCTGCGGTGCTGGTGGCCTGTGCTGACTACTTCCTAGAGGGGCTGGCACTGGGCAGTCGGCTGGGCCAACGCTTGCAGGCACTTCCAGCCTTGCCTCCTCTCTGCTGGTATAGCTGGGTCTTGCTGGGCACCTGGCCAGCCCTGGGGGCCCTTGGGGCCCTGGCCCAGTGGAAGCTCATGGATGAGGAACATGGAGGCCACGCCAATG CAGTGGTCTTGAGCCACCAGCGAAGGCATCTTCAACTCCTTCGGATCCGCCAGCAAGAGGCCAAGTGGCACCGAACATCCCCTGGGGTGGGGCTCTATGAGGGCAGTTACCGGCGCCAGCTCCCCCACAACGGCCGGAGCCCTGCTGATAGTCTGGCTCct AGTTATCTCCAGAGCCTTCGAGAGCGCCAACTGGGACCAGGCACCCGGGCCACAGCCCCCCACACCGTCCTGGACTTGGATTCTGACTGTGGTTCCACTGTACCCCTCACCACACCTCCTGGTTCCACCCATACCTGA
- the LOC123591118 gene encoding transmembrane protein 198-like isoform X2, producing MEEALLPLAMTSDPRPFNQQLPEPPDPRCVLEPQDNPELAPALVCALCCCFGIIYCCFGYRCFKAVMFLSGLLSGALVIFLLCHKERVLETQLSLEVSAGIALGIGLLCGLVTMLVRSVGLFLTGLLLGLTLGAGALLGTEPIYQPPSAWVPAGGLVGLALLGALLTLRWPRPFTVLGTALLGAAVLVACADYFLEGLALGSRLGQRLQALPALPPLCWYSWVLLGTWPALGALGALAQWKLMDEEHGGHANVVLSHQRRHLQLLRIRQQEAKWHRTSPGVGLYEGSYRRQLPHNGRSPADSLAPSYLQSLRERQLGPGTRATAPHTVLDLDSDCGSTVPLTTPPGSTHT from the exons ATGGAGGAAGCCTTGCTGCCCCTGGCCATGACCTCTGACCCCAGGCCCTTTAATCAACAACTCCCAGAGCCTCCAGACCCAAGATGTGTCTTGGAACCCCAGGACAATCCTGAACTGGCACCCGCCCTGGTGTGTGCTCTTTGCTGCTGCTTTGGAATCATCTACTGCTGCTTCg gcTACCGCTGCTTCAAGGCAGTAATGTTTCTCTCGGGCCTGCTGTCAGGAGCTCTGGTGATCTTCCTGCTGTGCCACAAGGAGCGAGTGCTAGAGACACAGCTGAGCCTGGAGGTGAGCGCGGGCATTGCGCTGGGCATCGGACTCCTCTGTGGCCTGGTCACCATGTTGGTTCGCAGCGTTGGGCTCTTCCTGACTGGTCTCCTGCTAGGCCTAACCCTGGGTGCCGGGGccctgctgggcacagagcccatctACCAACCACCTTCAGCCTGGGTGCCAGCTGGGGGGCTGGTGGGGCTGGCACTGCTGGGAGCCCTGCTCACGCTTCGGTGGCCACGTCCATTCACGGTTCTGGGCACGGCCCTGCTGGGTGCTGCGGTGCTGGTGGCCTGTGCTGACTACTTCCTAGAGGGGCTGGCACTGGGCAGTCGGCTGGGCCAACGCTTGCAGGCACTTCCAGCCTTGCCTCCTCTCTGCTGGTATAGCTGGGTCTTGCTGGGCACCTGGCCAGCCCTGGGGGCCCTTGGGGCCCTGGCCCAGTGGAAGCTCATGGATGAGGAACATGGAGGCCACGCCAATG TGGTCTTGAGCCACCAGCGAAGGCATCTTCAACTCCTTCGGATCCGCCAGCAAGAGGCCAAGTGGCACCGAACATCCCCTGGGGTGGGGCTCTATGAGGGCAGTTACCGGCGCCAGCTCCCCCACAACGGCCGGAGCCCTGCTGATAGTCTGGCTCct AGTTATCTCCAGAGCCTTCGAGAGCGCCAACTGGGACCAGGCACCCGGGCCACAGCCCCCCACACCGTCCTGGACTTGGATTCTGACTGTGGTTCCACTGTACCCCTCACCACACCTCCTGGTTCCACCCATACCTGA
- the LOC123591118 gene encoding transmembrane protein 198-like isoform X3 yields the protein MFLSGLLSGALVIFLLCHKERVLETQLSLEVSAGIALGIGLLCGLVTMLVRSVGLFLTGLLLGLTLGAGALLGTEPIYQPPSAWVPAGGLVGLALLGALLTLRWPRPFTVLGTALLGAAVLVACADYFLEGLALGSRLGQRLQALPALPPLCWYSWVLLGTWPALGALGALAQWKLMDEEHGGHANAVVLSHQRRHLQLLRIRQQEAKWHRTSPGVGLYEGSYRRQLPHNGRSPADSLAPSYLQSLRERQLGPGTRATAPHTVLDLDSDCGSTVPLTTPPGSTHT from the exons ATGTTTCTCTCGGGCCTGCTGTCAGGAGCTCTGGTGATCTTCCTGCTGTGCCACAAGGAGCGAGTGCTAGAGACACAGCTGAGCCTGGAGGTGAGCGCGGGCATTGCGCTGGGCATCGGACTCCTCTGTGGCCTGGTCACCATGTTGGTTCGCAGCGTTGGGCTCTTCCTGACTGGTCTCCTGCTAGGCCTAACCCTGGGTGCCGGGGccctgctgggcacagagcccatctACCAACCACCTTCAGCCTGGGTGCCAGCTGGGGGGCTGGTGGGGCTGGCACTGCTGGGAGCCCTGCTCACGCTTCGGTGGCCACGTCCATTCACGGTTCTGGGCACGGCCCTGCTGGGTGCTGCGGTGCTGGTGGCCTGTGCTGACTACTTCCTAGAGGGGCTGGCACTGGGCAGTCGGCTGGGCCAACGCTTGCAGGCACTTCCAGCCTTGCCTCCTCTCTGCTGGTATAGCTGGGTCTTGCTGGGCACCTGGCCAGCCCTGGGGGCCCTTGGGGCCCTGGCCCAGTGGAAGCTCATGGATGAGGAACATGGAGGCCACGCCAATG CAGTGGTCTTGAGCCACCAGCGAAGGCATCTTCAACTCCTTCGGATCCGCCAGCAAGAGGCCAAGTGGCACCGAACATCCCCTGGGGTGGGGCTCTATGAGGGCAGTTACCGGCGCCAGCTCCCCCACAACGGCCGGAGCCCTGCTGATAGTCTGGCTCct AGTTATCTCCAGAGCCTTCGAGAGCGCCAACTGGGACCAGGCACCCGGGCCACAGCCCCCCACACCGTCCTGGACTTGGATTCTGACTGTGGTTCCACTGTACCCCTCACCACACCTCCTGGTTCCACCCATACCTGA
- the MMP19 gene encoding matrix metalloproteinase-19 has protein sequence MNWQWLWLGFLLLMTVSGRTLGPSGKEAAVDYLLQYGYLQKPLEGPDDFKPEDITEALRAFQEASELPVSGQLDDATRARMRQPRCGLEDPFNQKTLKYLLLGRWRKKHLTFRILNLPSTLPPHTARAALLQAFQYWSNVAPLTFREVQAGWADIRLSFHGRQSPYCSNSFDGPGRVLAHADIPELGSVHFDEDELWTERTYRGVNLRIIAAHELGHALGLGHSRYTQALMAPVYAGYRPHFKLHPDDVAGIQALYGKKSPETEDEEEEMELPTVPHVPTEPSPMPDPCSGELDAVMLGPRGKTYAFKGNYVWTVTDSGLGPLFQVSALWEGLPGNLDAAVYSPRTQWIHFFKGDKVWRYINFKMSPGFPKKLNRVDPHLDAALYWPFNKKVFLFKGSGYWQWDELARTDFSHYPKPIKGLFTGVPDQPSAAMGWRDGHVYFFKGKQYWRLNQQLRVEKGYPRDTAHNWMHCRPQTSDNTPLGGNTTPSGTDNSAIGTNLDTTSSATDTTLNTAPPPRDPILDITPSATVSTTLSFPGNVTLTDDKM, from the exons ATGAACTGGCAGTGGCTATGGCTGGGCTTCCTACTCCTTATGACAGTCTCAGGCCGGACCCTGGGGCCTTCAGGGAAGGAGGCAGCCGTG GATTACCTGTTGCAGTATGGATACCTACAGAAGCCTCTCGAAGGACCTGATGACTTCAAGCCAGAAGATATCACGGAGGCTCTGAG aGCTTTTCAGGAAGCATCTGAGCTGCCAGTGTCAGGTCAGCTGGATGATGCCACAAGGGCCCGCATGAGGCAGCCCCGTTGTGGCCTGGAGGACCCCTTCAACCAGAAGACCCTTAAATACCTCCTGCTGG GCCGCTGGAGAAAGAAGCACCTGACCTTCCGCATCTTGAACCTGccttccaccctcccaccccacacagcCCGGGCAGCCCTGCTTCAAGCTTTCCAGTACTGGAGCAATGTGGCTCCCCTGACCTTCCGCGAGGTGCAGGCTGGCTGGGCTGACATCCGCCTCTCCTTCCATGGCCGCCAGAGCCCATACTGCTCCAATTCCTTTGATGGGCCTG GGAGGGTCCTGGCCCATGCTGACATCCCAGAGCTGGGCAGTGTGCACTTTGATGAAGATGAACTCTGGACAGAGCGGACTTACCGGGGAGTGAACCTGCGCATCATTGCAGCCCACGAACTGGGCCATGCCCTGGGGCTTGGGCACTCCCGATATACACAGGCCCTCATGGCCCCTGTCTATGCTGGTTATCGGCCCCACTTCAAGCTGCACCCGGATGATGTGGCAGGGATTCAGGCTCTATATG GGAAGAAGAGcccagagacagaggatgaggaagaagagatgGAGCTCCCCACTGTACCACACGTGCCTACAGAACCCAGTCCCATGCCAGACCCCTGCAGTGGTGAACTGGATGCTGTGATGCTGG GGCCCCGCGGGAAGACTTATGCCTTCAAGGGGAACTACGTGTGGACTGTGACAGATTCAGGGCTGGGTCCCTTGTTCCAAGTGTCTGCCCTTTGGGAGGGGCTCCCAGGAAACCTAGATGCTGCTGTCTACTCTCCTCGAACACAATGGATTCACTTCTTTAAGG GAGACAAGGTGTGGCGCTATATTAATTTCAAGATGTCTCCTGGCTTTCCCAAGAAGCTGAATAGGGTAGACCCCCACCTGGATGCAGCTCTCTATTGGCCTTTCAACAAAAAGGTGTTCCTCTTTAAG GGCTCCGGGTACTGGCAGTGGGACGAGCTGGCCCGAACTGACTTCAGCCACTACCCTAAACCAATCAAGGGATTGTTTACAGGAGTGCCAGACCAGCCCTCTGCTGCTATGGGTTGGCGGGATGGCCATGTCTACTTCTTCAAGGGTAAACAGTACTGGCGCCTCAACCAGCAGCTTCGAGTAGAGAAAGGCTATCCCAGAGATACTGCCCACAATTGGATGCACTGTCGTCCCCAGACCTCAGACAATACTCCATTGGGTGGGAACACCACTCCTTCAGGGACTGACAACTCAGCCATAGGAACAAACTTGGATACCACTTCCTCAGCCACAGATACCACCTTGAACACAGCCCCCCCACCCAGAGACCCAATCTTGGACATTACCCCCTCAGCCACAGTCTCCACCACCCTTTCATTCCCTGGTAATGTCACCCTCACAGATGACAAGATGTGA